From Thiomicrospira sp. XS5, one genomic window encodes:
- a CDS encoding efflux RND transporter periplasmic adaptor subunit, with protein sequence MKTIAKLILSSSLVAVIGLSGCGKESDDMNATEKPVQTIKAPVETVSLGSIPLKAVVPGAVVPDQKAQIASRLMGYIKNLNVKVGQEVKKGELLFSIDSSDVNSQILQAKSAYQQASAALKDAKLDYDRFSKLYKEDSVSKQQFDKISLQYKVAQENLVSAKTALNQAKSQLNYANVKAPFDGVVVDKMAVAGDLAAPGNPVLVLENLTSLSVKTQVAEDLFAVLRPGDEAEVVIDGQPKALTGTIYTLVSAADPKTRTHTVKLSLPSLVNVNSGTFARVGFKRGERQTMMVPKSAVLNRSGVQGVFVLEDGKASFHMVRLGEEIGEKVEIKAGLNLGDTIVVANNNSLLNGDNIEVVNVDTAMEPAEKKGAE encoded by the coding sequence ATGAAAACCATTGCAAAACTGATACTGTCAAGCAGTCTGGTCGCGGTGATCGGGCTTTCCGGTTGCGGGAAAGAGTCGGATGATATGAATGCCACTGAGAAGCCGGTTCAAACCATCAAAGCGCCGGTGGAAACCGTAAGCTTGGGGTCCATTCCGTTAAAAGCGGTGGTGCCGGGGGCTGTTGTTCCAGATCAGAAGGCTCAAATTGCGTCGCGGTTGATGGGGTACATTAAGAACCTGAATGTGAAAGTCGGCCAAGAGGTCAAAAAGGGCGAGTTATTGTTTTCCATTGATTCCAGCGATGTGAACAGCCAGATTTTACAGGCGAAGTCAGCATACCAGCAAGCCAGTGCAGCCTTGAAAGATGCGAAGTTGGACTATGACCGCTTTTCTAAACTGTATAAGGAAGACTCGGTTTCCAAGCAGCAGTTCGACAAAATTAGCTTGCAATATAAAGTGGCTCAGGAAAACCTGGTTTCCGCTAAAACGGCTTTGAATCAAGCTAAATCCCAATTGAACTATGCCAATGTCAAAGCACCGTTTGATGGTGTTGTGGTTGATAAAATGGCCGTGGCTGGGGACTTGGCGGCACCGGGTAATCCGGTTCTGGTTTTGGAAAACTTGACGTCGTTGAGTGTGAAGACACAAGTGGCCGAGGATTTGTTTGCCGTATTGCGTCCTGGGGATGAAGCAGAAGTGGTGATCGATGGCCAGCCCAAGGCGCTAACCGGCACCATTTATACCTTGGTCAGCGCGGCCGATCCGAAAACACGCACCCATACCGTTAAACTCAGTTTGCCTTCACTGGTTAATGTGAACAGCGGAACCTTTGCGCGTGTTGGGTTTAAACGTGGCGAGCGCCAAACCATGATGGTGCCGAAATCGGCGGTATTAAATCGTTCCGGCGTGCAAGGCGTGTTTGTTTTGGAAGACGGCAAGGCCAGTTTTCATATGGTGCGCTTGGGTGAAGAAATCGGCGAAAAAGTGGAAATTAAAGCCGGTTTGAACTTAGGCGATACCATTGTTGTGGCCAATAATAACAGTCTTTTAAATGGGGATAACATTGAAGTGGTCAACGTAGACACAGCGATGGAACCTGCGGAAAAGAAAGGGGCTGAATAA
- a CDS encoding TolC family protein, which yields MKPNVLRVIKPVSMPLIAILISGLATSAHAAQLDFKACVETALGQNPEMDVSQYRLQQAKYALAEADANRMPQITASMTGTNSNNAMNVFGMKLGQRQAALADFGFNNQTAVAFNNGNWDYEPDDLNNPGSYTDFNTRLEVMIPVWNGGRVSSYQNQAKAMIKAAQHGDKAVQQYLTYNVYQAYEGVHTARAFVSVAEQAVKASESYVRTTQNMVEQGVVVRSELLSANVHLSDATTALEQAKTQEQIALDNLRTLMALDQNAPLDVGPRIDISLPSKSLPELTNMAATTNPKLEASREESLSKRAAIDASKADQYPNFNIMVRGDTNDENLGFDSQSYTVAGVVSWKITDFGVTANKVDRARALASEKQAALRSQENQTRLAVLRAWRTLQVAEKQVKSNQLAVQQAEEAQRLVMKRYKGGIATMTEVLSNQAQLDKARADLVNAVFEKNIQKAKLRLETGTMSVEQL from the coding sequence ATGAAGCCAAATGTATTAAGGGTCATCAAACCCGTATCCATGCCTTTAATCGCCATTTTGATTTCAGGCCTGGCGACTTCCGCTCATGCCGCGCAACTGGATTTTAAAGCGTGTGTGGAAACGGCGCTGGGCCAAAACCCGGAAATGGACGTCAGTCAGTACCGTCTTCAACAAGCCAAATACGCATTAGCGGAAGCCGATGCCAATCGCATGCCGCAAATCACGGCTTCCATGACCGGTACCAACTCAAACAATGCTATGAATGTCTTTGGAATGAAGCTGGGGCAGCGACAAGCGGCGTTAGCCGATTTCGGGTTTAATAATCAAACCGCTGTGGCGTTCAATAATGGTAACTGGGATTACGAACCGGATGATTTGAATAACCCGGGAAGTTACACCGACTTTAATACCCGTCTGGAAGTGATGATTCCGGTTTGGAACGGTGGTCGGGTTTCCAGTTATCAGAACCAAGCCAAAGCGATGATTAAAGCGGCACAGCACGGTGATAAGGCTGTGCAACAGTACTTAACCTACAATGTGTATCAGGCTTACGAAGGGGTGCACACTGCGCGCGCCTTCGTTTCCGTGGCCGAACAGGCCGTTAAAGCGTCGGAATCTTATGTGCGAACCACGCAAAATATGGTGGAACAAGGCGTGGTTGTTCGTTCGGAGTTATTGAGTGCCAATGTGCATTTGTCAGACGCCACGACGGCTTTGGAGCAGGCGAAAACACAAGAGCAGATCGCATTGGATAACCTAAGAACTTTGATGGCTTTGGATCAAAATGCGCCTTTGGATGTGGGGCCGCGTATCGACATTTCACTGCCGTCAAAATCCTTACCGGAATTAACCAATATGGCGGCTACCACCAACCCAAAACTGGAAGCCTCGCGTGAAGAATCTTTGTCCAAGCGAGCGGCGATTGACGCCAGTAAAGCCGATCAGTATCCAAACTTCAATATTATGGTCCGCGGTGATACTAATGATGAAAATCTCGGGTTCGATAGCCAGTCTTATACGGTGGCGGGTGTGGTCTCTTGGAAAATCACCGACTTTGGGGTCACGGCGAATAAAGTGGATCGTGCCCGTGCCTTAGCCAGTGAAAAACAAGCCGCGTTGCGTTCGCAGGAAAACCAAACGCGACTGGCCGTGTTGAGAGCTTGGCGAACGTTGCAAGTGGCGGAAAAACAGGTCAAATCCAATCAGTTGGCGGTTCAGCAGGCCGAGGAAGCACAGCGCTTGGTGATGAAACGCTATAAAGGGGGCATTGCCACCATGACTGAAGTTTTGTCGAACCAGGCACAATTAGATAAGGCCAGAGCCGATTTGGTGAATGCTGTTTTTGAGAAAAACATTCAAAAAGCCAAATTGCGTCTTGAAACCGGCACGATGAGTGTCGAGCAGCTCTGA
- a CDS encoding efflux RND transporter permease subunit encodes MSTAEQKSSTDLNIAGKLAKIFIHSKITMMIMVAVTLAGVLAYLVTPREYNPQIVVPAADIIVPKGGATPSEVQNMVVKPLETIMGALPGVKHTFGYASNDFGIVTVQFDVGENQVDSLVKLYNQLMQNMDKMPPDTQQPLIKPINVDDVPIMTLAVTSDELSGYDLRDVSLKLVENLRNIPGVSFTEVVGGKRRAVNVWLDAQKIALTGMSLGQISDMLKGSNVSLPVGALVSNNKQEPIRVNGFLGNAEEVGEIIIGAENGRPIYLKDIARIEDGPMETDTDTRIGYGPASTKSSRSELPAVTISLAKKPGTNAVTVADAVLEKLDELKLSVLPSNVDITVTRNDGEKANAAVNLLMEHLAIAVASVIVVLILFLGWREAGIVTLTVPLILFVVLFVGYVSGQTINRITLFALILSLGLLVDAAIVVIENIHRHIHEGFDPEKFDEVLIKATNEIGNPTNVATFAVILAFIPMLFVTGMMGPFMAPIPFNVPVAMIASLVIAYILVPYASYRFLGKKAIKEMQERDSLETHHVNEPDWMQRLYEKSIVPLLESRTKRNVFLFAVLISLFAAMTQPALQFLRGDGMNNPLHSAGVEVKMLPYDNTSTFLVQVDMPEGTALEATDIVVRRVNDIIANTPFVTDYSVYLGDHAPIDFAALVRGDLIKEGSNFAQIRVNLVNKHDRDLSSHEIVQMLNDKLVSVRKVFPNANVKLYETPPGPPVTLQIMAELYGPDYDKLRAAAREINAKMHDIYGLVNIDDTVTANTESYQINIDRTQANLLGIVPAEVAKMLRDYINGYELGYMHLDNVREPVNIIVRLPRSERTVPEQLLSLNVQSRSGASVPISAFASIKEVVQAKPIMGRDQHQMVMVGGELLRSSPVYAVLSMDKMLDGVKLPESGVTFHTANLGFVEAQPDDVMNYSLLWGGEMRLTLDVFRDMGSAFIVALVFIYLILVGYYRSFMMPVIVMGAIPLTMIGVFPGHWLTGQAFTATSMIGVIALAGIVVRNSLLLIDFILEYRAEGKTLKDSVIEAGKVRFRPILLTALAIMFGSMIMITDPVFGGLAVSLIFGTLSSTVLTLLVIPLLYFIWQWHSGVKYTEGGQTKLV; translated from the coding sequence ATGTCGACGGCCGAACAGAAATCATCAACGGATTTAAACATCGCGGGGAAACTCGCCAAGATTTTCATCCATTCCAAAATCACCATGATGATTATGGTTGCGGTGACGTTGGCCGGTGTTTTGGCTTATTTGGTGACCCCGCGTGAGTATAACCCGCAAATTGTGGTGCCGGCGGCGGACATTATTGTGCCGAAGGGCGGAGCCACACCGAGTGAAGTGCAAAACATGGTGGTGAAGCCGCTGGAAACCATTATGGGCGCTTTGCCTGGGGTGAAGCATACGTTTGGGTATGCCTCCAATGACTTCGGTATTGTCACGGTACAGTTCGATGTGGGGGAAAATCAGGTCGACAGTCTGGTCAAGCTCTATAACCAGCTGATGCAAAATATGGACAAAATGCCGCCGGACACTCAGCAACCGCTTATCAAACCGATTAATGTGGACGATGTGCCGATTATGACGTTGGCGGTGACTTCGGATGAATTGTCCGGTTACGACTTGCGTGATGTGTCTTTAAAACTGGTAGAAAACCTGCGAAATATTCCCGGCGTTTCTTTCACGGAAGTGGTGGGCGGAAAACGCCGCGCCGTCAATGTGTGGTTGGATGCGCAAAAAATTGCTTTGACCGGGATGTCTCTTGGGCAAATCAGTGACATGCTGAAAGGCAGTAACGTCTCTTTACCGGTTGGCGCCCTGGTCAGTAACAATAAACAAGAGCCGATTCGAGTAAACGGCTTTTTGGGCAATGCCGAGGAAGTGGGCGAAATTATTATCGGAGCCGAGAATGGCCGTCCGATTTATCTGAAAGACATTGCGCGCATCGAGGATGGGCCAATGGAAACTGATACCGATACCCGAATCGGTTATGGCCCCGCCAGCACGAAGAGTTCGCGCAGTGAATTGCCAGCGGTGACCATTTCATTGGCCAAAAAACCGGGGACGAATGCCGTGACGGTGGCGGATGCCGTTCTGGAAAAACTGGATGAATTGAAACTGAGCGTTTTGCCGTCCAATGTGGATATTACGGTGACTCGCAATGACGGCGAAAAAGCCAATGCGGCGGTGAACCTGTTGATGGAGCATTTAGCCATCGCGGTGGCCTCGGTTATCGTGGTATTGATTTTGTTCCTGGGTTGGCGTGAAGCCGGTATTGTGACCTTGACCGTGCCGCTGATTTTGTTTGTGGTGTTGTTTGTGGGGTATGTTTCCGGTCAAACCATCAACCGTATCACCTTGTTTGCGTTGATCCTGTCGCTGGGGTTATTGGTGGATGCCGCCATCGTGGTCATCGAGAATATCCACCGGCACATTCATGAAGGCTTCGATCCGGAAAAATTCGATGAGGTCTTAATCAAAGCGACCAACGAAATCGGTAACCCGACCAATGTGGCGACCTTCGCGGTGATTTTGGCCTTTATTCCGATGCTGTTTGTCACCGGAATGATGGGGCCGTTTATGGCGCCGATTCCGTTTAATGTTCCGGTGGCGATGATTGCCTCACTGGTCATAGCTTACATTTTGGTGCCATACGCCTCTTATCGCTTCCTGGGCAAAAAAGCCATCAAGGAAATGCAAGAGCGTGACAGTCTGGAGACGCATCATGTCAATGAACCGGATTGGATGCAGCGCCTGTATGAAAAATCCATTGTGCCGTTATTGGAAAGTCGCACTAAGCGAAATGTATTCTTGTTTGCGGTGTTGATTTCTCTGTTTGCCGCCATGACGCAACCGGCCTTGCAGTTCTTACGCGGGGATGGCATGAATAATCCACTGCATTCGGCTGGGGTGGAAGTGAAGATGTTGCCGTATGACAATACCAGTACCTTCCTCGTTCAGGTGGATATGCCGGAAGGCACCGCACTGGAAGCCACGGATATTGTGGTGCGTCGTGTTAATGACATTATCGCCAATACGCCGTTTGTAACCGATTACAGTGTGTATTTGGGCGACCATGCGCCGATTGATTTTGCGGCGTTGGTGCGTGGCGACTTGATCAAAGAAGGGTCAAATTTCGCGCAGATTCGTGTCAATTTGGTCAATAAACATGACCGGGATTTGTCGTCGCATGAAATTGTGCAGATGTTGAACGATAAATTGGTATCGGTGCGTAAAGTGTTCCCGAACGCGAATGTTAAACTGTATGAAACGCCGCCGGGGCCGCCGGTGACACTGCAAATTATGGCGGAACTCTATGGGCCGGATTACGATAAGTTGCGTGCTGCGGCGCGCGAAATCAACGCCAAAATGCACGACATTTACGGCTTGGTCAATATTGATGATACGGTGACGGCCAATACCGAAAGTTACCAAATCAATATCGACCGTACCCAAGCCAATCTGCTGGGCATTGTGCCGGCGGAAGTGGCGAAGATGTTGCGTGATTACATCAACGGTTATGAGTTGGGCTATATGCACTTGGATAATGTCCGTGAACCGGTCAATATCATAGTGCGTCTGCCGCGTTCTGAGCGAACTGTTCCGGAACAATTGCTGTCGTTGAACGTGCAGTCTCGCTCTGGGGCTTCCGTGCCGATTTCGGCTTTTGCTTCCATTAAAGAGGTGGTACAAGCCAAACCGATTATGGGGCGTGACCAGCACCAAATGGTGATGGTTGGCGGTGAATTGTTGCGTTCCAGTCCGGTGTATGCGGTGTTGTCGATGGACAAGATGTTGGACGGAGTGAAGCTGCCGGAATCCGGTGTGACTTTCCACACGGCGAACCTTGGGTTTGTGGAAGCACAACCGGATGATGTCATGAACTACTCGCTGTTATGGGGGGGTGAAATGCGCCTGACCCTGGATGTATTCCGCGATATGGGGAGTGCGTTCATTGTGGCGCTGGTCTTCATCTATCTGATTCTGGTCGGTTACTACCGCTCCTTTATGATGCCGGTCATCGTGATGGGCGCGATTCCATTGACCATGATCGGGGTGTTCCCGGGTCACTGGTTGACCGGGCAAGCCTTTACCGCCACCTCGATGATTGGGGTGATTGCCCTGGCCGGTATCGTGGTGCGGAATTCGCTGCTGTTGATCGACTTTATCCTGGAATACCGTGCCGAAGGCAAGACGCTGAAAGATTCGGTGATTGAAGCCGGTAAAGTACGTTTCCGTCCGATTCTGTTGACGGCCCTGGCCATTATGTTCGGTTCGATGATTATGATTACCGATCCGGTGTTCGGTGGTCTGGCGGTTTCCTTGATTTTCGGAACCTTGTCGTCCACGGTCTTGACGCTGCTGGTCATTCCATTGCTGTACTTTATCTGGCAATGGCACTCCGGTGTGAAATACACCGAGGGTGGGCAGACCAAACTGGTGTAA